The following coding sequences are from one Nilaparvata lugens isolate BPH chromosome 4, ASM1435652v1, whole genome shotgun sequence window:
- the LOC111052480 gene encoding protein TEX261 — protein MWFLYLLSWIALVVQILFITVAIAAGLYYLAELVEEYTVLSKKIILWMTFWTLGCYICFLIFEDLPLRMVVCGIISQVAHLYILQTFPFVAVLSPAFISAIVLIFVNHYFAFQYFSSVYYSFSEVMAYFTLCLWLVPFALFVSLSANENVLPTVAETRPLLGGDNDLVSNYFSRKSKKYGLLSLFTYAKQSILPQRSKKAF, from the exons atGTGGTTCCTCTACCTTCTAAGTTGGATTGCTTTAGTAGTCCAGATACTCTTTATAACTGTTGCAATTG CTGCTGGATTGTATTACCTAGCTGAGCTTGTTGAAGAGTATACAGTTTTATCCAAAAAGATAATTTTATGGATGACTTTT TGGACACTGGGCTGTTACATATGTTTCCTAATCTTCGAAGATTTGCCACTGCGAATGGTGGTTTGCGGCATTATCAGTCAAGTCGCACATCTTTATATTTTGCAGACGTTTCCGTTTGTCGCCGTTCTCTCTCCCGCATTCATATCGGCCATTGTACTTATCTTTGTCAACCATTACTTCGCATTCCAGTACTTTAGCAGTGTGTACTATTCATTTTCAGAG gTAATGGCGTATTTCACTCTGTGCTTATGGCTTGTGCCATTTGCTCTATTTGTGTCATTATCTGCCAACGAGAATGTGTTACCAACAGTGGCTGAGACTAGACCCCTACTAg GGGGCGATAACGATCTTGTCAGCAACTATTTCtcaagaaaaagcaaaaaatacgGACTTCTAAGTCTGTTTACGTATGCCAAGCAATCTATCCTACCGCAACGGAGTAAGAAGGCCTTCTGA